The following are encoded together in the bacterium genome:
- a CDS encoding polysaccharide deacetylase family protein, with protein MTTCRNALTVDLEDWYHICGPGRAGDVSTWDAYESRVIRSTAKVLSLLREHRTHATFFVLGYIAEREPGLIADIAKEGHEIATHGHYHRRVFEMSEEEFAEDVDRSMDAISSAGGGRVIGYRAPEWSIRPHTMWALRVLRRKGIRYDSSMVPLTRMGDRSFPTAPCRIPTEDGEILEFPLTTVRCFGEHLPFTGGLPLRLMPYFYVLSRIRRMNAEGDAAMVYVHPWEFDAGQPRIELPWSRRFMHYFNLRSTPGKLSGLLGNLRFAPLREVLEIGN; from the coding sequence GTGACGACCTGCCGGAACGCGCTTACCGTGGACCTGGAAGACTGGTATCACATCTGCGGGCCGGGCCGGGCCGGGGACGTCTCCACGTGGGACGCGTATGAAAGTCGCGTGATCCGCAGCACGGCGAAGGTCCTTTCCCTTCTACGGGAACATCGGACCCATGCCACGTTTTTCGTCCTCGGGTACATCGCCGAACGCGAACCGGGGTTGATCGCCGACATCGCGAAGGAGGGGCACGAGATCGCCACCCACGGCCACTACCACCGGAGGGTGTTCGAAATGTCCGAGGAGGAGTTCGCGGAGGACGTCGATCGCTCCATGGATGCGATATCGTCCGCCGGCGGGGGCCGCGTGATCGGGTATCGCGCGCCGGAGTGGTCCATCCGGCCCCACACGATGTGGGCGCTCCGGGTCCTGCGGCGGAAAGGGATCCGGTACGACTCCAGCATGGTCCCCTTGACGCGGATGGGGGACCGCTCCTTCCCGACCGCGCCCTGCCGGATCCCGACGGAGGACGGGGAGATCCTCGAGTTCCCATTGACCACCGTCCGCTGCTTCGGGGAACATCTCCCCTTCACGGGGGGGTTGCCGTTGCGCCTCATGCCGTATTTCTACGTTCTTTCGAGGATCCGCCGGATGAACGCGGAGGGGGATGCGGCGATGGTGTACGTCCATCCGTGGGAATTCGACGCGGGGCAGCCGAGGATCGAACTTCCATGGAGCCGCAGGTTCATGCATTATTTCAACCTGCGCTCGACCCCCGGGAAGCTTTCCGGGCTGCTCGGCAACCTGCGATTCGCGCCCCTTCGC